The following DNA comes from Lentibacillus sp. Marseille-P4043.
AAATTATCATTTAAACAGGATGATATTGAATTTAATGGTTGGGCGATTGAATGTAGAATTAATGCGGAGAATCCATTTAAAAACTTTATGCCTTCACCGGGAAAAATTAATCTGTATTTACCACCGGGTGGATTTGGCGTTCGGGTTGATTCGGCCGCATATCCAGGCTATTCCATCCCGCCATACTACGATTCCATGATTGCTAAGTTGATAGCTTACGGACCAACGCGTGAGGAAGCAATTAATCGTATGAAGCGATCATTGGATGAATACGTTATTGAGGGAATTCACTCAACCATTCCGTTTCACCGGATTATAATGGATCATGATGTTTTTGTTAAAGGCGACTTTAACACGAAATTTCTTGAAGAGAATCCGATCGAGGAAATTGAAAACAAATAGGAGTGATCACATGAGTGAACAACCATTGTTGGATGTAAGTGATGATGCAAGTCTAGGTACAGTAGAAATCGCACCAGAAGTAATTGAAGTCATAACGGGCATTGCCGCATCTGAAGTAGAGGGAATCTCATCCATGCGCGGTAATTTTGCAACAGGTGTCGTTGAACGTTTTGGCAAGAAATCACACAGTAAAGGTGTCAAAGTAGAATTAACAGATACGGGAATCTTAATTGATCTTTACGTCGTGTTAAACTTTGGTGTTTCGATTCCAGAAATCGCCCAAAAACTGCAAACAAATATTAGGCAAACGTTAAAAAATATGACAGCATTGGAAATAGCGGAAATAAACGTTCATGTCGTTGGTATCCAAATGGAAGAACAGGAAAATATAGAAAATAAAGACGAATAAATAAAACCAAGGCTGATAGGAGTTGAACCTATCAGCCTTGGTTTATTTATGAT
Coding sequences within:
- a CDS encoding Asp23/Gls24 family envelope stress response protein, which encodes MSEQPLLDVSDDASLGTVEIAPEVIEVITGIAASEVEGISSMRGNFATGVVERFGKKSHSKGVKVELTDTGILIDLYVVLNFGVSIPEIAQKLQTNIRQTLKNMTALEIAEINVHVVGIQMEEQENIENKDE